From the Desulforhopalus sp. genome, one window contains:
- the serS gene encoding serine--tRNA ligase, which yields MLELRFIRENLDLVKEKSLRRGMAPTLLDEFAAIDKRRLTILAEVEGLKNTRNTVSEKIAKLKKGSAEIQQSAEPLILEMRDTNQRIKELDGTLAEVEESLQKIVMNIPNLCHDSVPTGNSDADNLEVRQWGEKPAFTFVPKAHWELGEALNIIDFERAAKLSGARFALLKGFASRLERALINFMLDLHTQRHGYTEILPPFMVNTPTMTATGQLPKFTEDLFKIEGWDLFLIPTAEVPVTNIHRDETLNEGDLPIKYTAYTPCFRSEAGSHGRDTRGLIRQHQFDKVELVKFTTPETSDRELESLLADAEAVLQLLGLHYRVVALCTGDLGFSATKTYDIEVWLPGQNTYREISSCSNFLDFQARRGGIRYRPEGQKKSKLVHTLNGSGLAVGRTLLAILENYQQEDGSVRLPPVLEPYFQTRF from the coding sequence ATGCTGGAATTACGATTTATTCGCGAAAACCTTGATCTGGTAAAAGAGAAATCCCTCCGCCGGGGTATGGCGCCAACCCTCCTCGACGAATTTGCAGCCATCGATAAAAGGCGCCTGACTATTCTCGCCGAGGTGGAAGGGTTGAAAAACACCCGCAATACAGTCTCCGAGAAAATCGCCAAGCTCAAAAAGGGATCAGCCGAGATTCAGCAGAGCGCCGAGCCGTTGATTCTCGAAATGCGCGACACCAACCAGAGGATCAAGGAACTTGACGGCACCCTCGCCGAGGTTGAGGAAAGTTTGCAAAAAATCGTCATGAACATCCCCAACCTCTGCCACGACAGTGTCCCCACCGGAAACAGCGATGCCGACAATCTTGAGGTCAGACAATGGGGCGAAAAACCAGCCTTTACCTTTGTCCCAAAAGCCCACTGGGAGCTCGGCGAGGCATTGAACATCATCGACTTCGAACGAGCAGCCAAACTCTCCGGTGCCCGTTTCGCCCTGCTAAAGGGTTTCGCCTCCCGGCTGGAACGGGCGCTCATCAATTTCATGCTTGACCTGCACACCCAGAGGCACGGCTATACCGAGATTCTTCCGCCCTTTATGGTCAATACTCCGACCATGACGGCTACAGGGCAACTTCCCAAATTTACTGAAGATCTTTTCAAGATAGAGGGATGGGATCTCTTTCTCATCCCCACCGCCGAGGTGCCGGTAACCAACATCCATCGTGACGAAACCCTGAACGAAGGGGACCTGCCAATCAAGTACACCGCCTACACCCCATGTTTCCGGTCGGAGGCGGGAAGTCATGGCCGAGACACCCGTGGACTTATCAGACAGCACCAATTCGACAAAGTCGAGCTGGTGAAATTTACCACACCTGAGACATCCGACCGGGAGCTTGAGAGCCTGCTTGCCGATGCAGAAGCCGTCCTGCAACTCCTCGGCCTCCACTACCGGGTTGTTGCGCTGTGCACCGGTGATCTCGGTTTTTCCGCCACCAAAACCTACGACATCGAGGTCTGGCTGCCAGGACAAAACACCTACCGGGAGATCTCGTCCTGCTCCAATTTCCTCGATTTTCAAGCACGACGCGGCGGCATCCGCTATCGCCCGGAGGGACAGAAAAAGAGCAAATTGGTGCATACCTTGAATGGCTCCGGCCTGGCAGTCGGTCGCACCTTGCTGGCAATTCTCGAAAACTACCAGCAGGAGGACGGTTCTGTTCGGCTCCCGCCAGTTCTCGAACCCTATTTTCAAACCCGTTTTTAG
- a CDS encoding twin-arginine translocase subunit TatC, translated as MSDRPPIVVFLLELRKSIRNLVLFLALTTLTIFLLAPHLLQFVQHHLDTKLYFFTVAGPFIAHVTLAFFAALFFLMPWFSIVVWRALGKPFHVTGGHLFFFIFFTCLLFYCGATFCYFITLPFGIKFLLGFSSEELKPVISVSQFVNFFTIFIFAFGAIFELPIFMVFLSKVGIFKRSFYERNRRYALLIIALLSAILTPTPDIVNMAFMGGPLYLLYESGIVVLWVLGIGKD; from the coding sequence ATGAGCGACCGTCCGCCAATTGTTGTCTTTTTGCTTGAACTACGAAAGTCCATCCGTAATCTGGTGCTGTTTCTCGCCCTGACCACCCTGACGATTTTTCTCCTGGCACCTCACCTGCTGCAGTTTGTGCAGCATCACCTGGATACCAAACTCTATTTTTTCACCGTCGCCGGGCCCTTTATCGCCCATGTTACGCTGGCCTTCTTTGCCGCCCTGTTTTTTCTTATGCCCTGGTTTTCCATAGTCGTCTGGCGTGCCTTGGGGAAACCATTTCATGTTACCGGCGGACACCTGTTCTTCTTTATTTTTTTTACATGCTTGCTGTTTTATTGCGGGGCGACATTCTGCTATTTTATCACCCTGCCGTTTGGAATCAAGTTTCTCCTTGGTTTTAGTTCGGAGGAGTTGAAGCCGGTGATTTCCGTCAGCCAGTTTGTCAATTTTTTTACGATCTTTATCTTTGCCTTCGGCGCGATCTTTGAATTACCTATCTTTATGGTGTTTCTCTCTAAGGTGGGTATCTTCAAAAGGAGCTTCTATGAAAGAAATCGTCGCTATGCCCTTCTGATAATTGCCCTTCTGTCCGCGATCCTGACTCCTACTCCGGATATCGTCAATATGGCGTTTATGGGTGGTCCTCTGTACCTCTTGTATGAGTCGGGGATTGTTGTCCTTTGGGTCTTAGGGATCGGTAAGGACTAA
- a CDS encoding DUF523 domain-containing protein has product MKRHKYPLLTMPNTVPTYLVSACLVGLCTRYDGKIKENQNCIAELKNAHWIPVCPEQLGGLPTPREAADIIGGDGADVLAGTARVITKSGDDITRQFIHGSEQVLHLARMQNVQAVFLKARSPSCAVTGKIGVTAALLRAAGLPLHEF; this is encoded by the coding sequence TTGAAACGACATAAATACCCTTTATTGACCATGCCAAACACAGTCCCCACTTACCTGGTCAGCGCCTGCCTTGTCGGTCTTTGTACCCGTTATGACGGGAAAATCAAAGAAAATCAAAACTGTATAGCCGAACTCAAAAACGCCCACTGGATCCCGGTCTGTCCAGAGCAGCTTGGCGGCCTGCCAACCCCGCGGGAGGCTGCCGACATCATCGGCGGCGACGGCGCTGATGTCCTGGCAGGAACAGCCAGGGTTATTACAAAATCAGGCGACGATATCACCCGGCAATTCATCCACGGCTCCGAACAGGTGCTGCACCTTGCCCGCATGCAAAATGTCCAGGCGGTATTTCTCAAGGCGCGCAGCCCCTCCTGCGCGGTAACAGGCAAGATCGGCGTTACTGCAGCCCTGCTCCGGGCCGCCGGCTTGCCATTACACGAATTCTAA
- a CDS encoding uracil-DNA glycosylase: MSIDKRNLLSAVHALLRYHQVTGITRYPRNLDCEGFLRFQPVSLVHPQPYNKTEKSTGGSPAGERSLLPPEKTPLTLADIAEEVAACHSCDLHTKRLYPVAGRGPEKVRLLIVGDWLASDNNGQLPPNQLFGVEQDLMLARMLAAIQLPLNSVFVTNVIKCAVPATCQPQAIHVQSCVSFLRRQIAVLRPEAICAMGMVAARAVLEKSLPLSRLRGRLHEYEGVKELKIPVIATYHPTYLLQNAEMKVATWADLQLLAKELSVK, translated from the coding sequence GTGAGTATAGATAAAAGAAATCTCCTTTCTGCGGTTCATGCGCTGCTGCGATATCACCAGGTAACGGGGATTACGAGGTATCCGCGCAACCTTGACTGTGAAGGCTTTCTACGTTTTCAGCCGGTTTCCCTTGTACATCCGCAGCCATATAATAAAACGGAAAAATCAACCGGCGGATCACCGGCCGGAGAGCGCAGTTTGCTGCCACCAGAAAAAACACCGCTCACCCTTGCCGATATTGCCGAAGAGGTGGCCGCTTGCCACTCTTGTGATCTCCATACCAAAAGGCTTTATCCCGTTGCCGGTCGTGGTCCCGAAAAAGTCAGGTTGCTGATCGTTGGCGATTGGCTAGCAAGTGACAATAACGGGCAGTTGCCACCCAATCAGCTTTTTGGGGTTGAACAGGATCTGATGCTTGCCAGGATGCTTGCCGCTATTCAACTGCCTCTAAATTCAGTATTTGTCACTAATGTTATCAAATGTGCTGTCCCCGCCACCTGCCAACCTCAGGCCATTCATGTGCAAAGTTGCGTGTCATTTCTCCGCCGGCAGATTGCGGTATTGAGGCCCGAAGCGATCTGTGCCATGGGAATGGTCGCAGCCAGGGCGGTTTTGGAAAAGTCTCTGCCCCTATCACGCCTTAGGGGGAGATTGCATGAATATGAAGGGGTCAAGGAATTGAAAATCCCGGTCATTGCCACTTATCATCCAACCTATCTTTTGCAAAACGCGGAGATGAAAGTGGCAACATGGGCCGATTTGCAATTGCTTGCCAAAGAGCTTTCGGTAAAATAG
- a CDS encoding FG-GAP-like repeat-containing protein, producing the protein MCKSGIVLVFLCFFVLGSTAVFGNESNEKYRVIFTTFDASSAGSYAYLRDGIQSMLVSRLATRDKVVILDRNLSEKELLSLKNKKSVPSGGTEAALAEYLVSGSLYALKGGLNIQVALYPFSADKETLRFEVVAKNPENLISDIDKLVEEIAQSAFGYKNIGSGGATTSKGQEGSSGFVTVHPEMAYKKSVHVGTVAGTPGGSIKVSAKEGKKSLTIPREIRLFAVGDMDGDSADEIVVLMGRSLELYKVEGNKINKISTTNLPPTVDCHAINVADLDNNGRMELYISATHGLDVSSLIVDWDKGKGFRIVSDNIPWYIRPISIPKKGWQLAGQKRGNDRISLVKPGVYVLALDGNGMPKESGRLPLPDDVNLFDFVYADLDGDSTQEIVAIDKKEKMKVFNQANELLWVSKKTFGGSQIYIGPSRGEAVNNKDRKNFTVEEDAFREMNFVPGRLIVADVDTDGRQEIIINENTLSSLSIFEKIRIYNDGVIVGLSWDGTALNESWRTGTFRGYIAGFGFSILAQNDNSGQTIKGGEKKRSAGLYVGHLPKSGTLAGLLPGVGETQLTVYDLEFSSGNTR; encoded by the coding sequence ATGTGTAAAAGTGGGATTGTCCTGGTTTTTCTTTGCTTTTTTGTGCTTGGTTCGACGGCGGTGTTCGGTAATGAGAGCAATGAGAAATATCGAGTAATATTTACAACCTTTGATGCGAGCTCGGCAGGCAGCTACGCCTATTTGAGAGACGGTATTCAGAGCATGCTGGTCAGTCGTCTTGCAACAAGGGATAAAGTGGTGATTCTGGATCGTAATCTGTCCGAAAAGGAACTGCTCTCTTTGAAGAACAAAAAATCTGTTCCTTCGGGAGGTACCGAGGCTGCGCTCGCCGAATATCTCGTTTCAGGGTCTTTGTATGCCTTAAAAGGCGGGCTTAATATTCAAGTGGCTCTTTATCCTTTTTCCGCCGATAAGGAAACCTTGCGCTTCGAGGTTGTAGCCAAGAACCCGGAGAATTTGATCAGCGATATTGACAAGCTGGTTGAGGAAATCGCACAATCGGCGTTTGGCTACAAAAACATCGGATCTGGTGGGGCTACAACATCCAAAGGACAGGAGGGGTCTTCAGGTTTTGTTACTGTTCACCCGGAGATGGCCTATAAAAAAAGTGTGCATGTTGGAACTGTGGCCGGCACACCTGGCGGCTCTATAAAGGTATCTGCTAAAGAGGGTAAAAAGAGTCTTACCATTCCTCGTGAGATCCGTCTGTTTGCGGTGGGTGACATGGATGGCGATAGCGCCGACGAGATAGTCGTATTGATGGGACGAAGCCTCGAGCTTTATAAGGTTGAAGGAAACAAAATTAACAAAATATCCACAACCAATTTGCCGCCGACAGTAGATTGTCATGCAATTAATGTAGCTGATCTTGATAACAATGGCCGGATGGAATTGTACATCAGTGCTACCCATGGACTGGATGTATCTTCTCTCATCGTTGATTGGGATAAAGGAAAGGGATTCCGAATTGTTAGTGACAATATCCCTTGGTACATCCGGCCGATTTCCATTCCGAAGAAAGGATGGCAATTAGCTGGGCAAAAAAGAGGAAATGATAGGATATCACTTGTGAAACCAGGCGTTTATGTCTTGGCGTTAGACGGCAATGGCATGCCGAAGGAAAGTGGGCGATTGCCATTGCCTGATGATGTCAATCTCTTTGATTTTGTGTACGCCGATCTCGATGGTGATAGCACACAAGAAATTGTAGCTATCGACAAGAAAGAAAAAATGAAGGTATTTAATCAAGCGAACGAATTGCTTTGGGTGAGCAAAAAAACCTTTGGAGGAAGTCAAATTTATATCGGCCCTAGCCGTGGTGAGGCCGTGAATAATAAGGATAGGAAGAACTTCACCGTAGAAGAGGATGCATTTCGAGAAATGAACTTTGTTCCCGGCAGATTGATTGTGGCGGATGTCGACACCGACGGCCGTCAGGAAATAATAATAAATGAAAACACCTTGTCATCACTAAGTATTTTTGAAAAAATACGAATTTATAATGATGGAGTGATTGTAGGATTATCCTGGGATGGCACTGCATTAAATGAATCCTGGCGCACCGGTACTTTTCGAGGATATATTGCAGGTTTCGGATTCTCCATTCTGGCACAAAACGATAATTCGGGACAAACCATTAAAGGTGGTGAAAAGAAAAGATCAGCCGGTTTGTATGTCGGCCATCTTCCCAAAAGCGGAACTCTTGCCGGTCTTTTGCCGGGAGTCGGAGAAACGCAGTTAACTGTCTATGACCTGGAATTTTCCTCAGGAAATACCAGATGA